Sequence from the Terriglobia bacterium genome:
CAGCACCGAGGCGTGGCGCTGCTCCCTCGGTTACATGTGCGACATCCCCGAGCGTGAGGTTCGCACCTTGGCGTTGCAGAACAACGGATTTTGCCAACTCGCTGGAGGTGATCGCCTGCCCTTCGGACTGCACGATGAGCTGCTGGTTGGGAGTGGTAATAAACCCCGCACCACGGATGCCGCTGGCCTGCTTCGCAGCAGCAAGCACCTGATCCACTCCGATGTCGTGTTTCGTCAGTTGCTGCGGGTCAATTTGGACCTGGTATTGCTTTTCATCGCCACCGAAAACCGCGACTTTGGAAACGCCTGGAACAGCGAGCAGGCGTAACTTCATTGTCCAGTCGGCTTCCGTGCGCAAGCGCATCAGCGATTGGTTGGGTGAGGTCAGGCCAATCGCCATGACGATGCTCGTTGATGTTGTAAGCGGAGCAATCGTGGGACTGATGCCCGCTGGAAGCGAGCCGGTGACGGTGGATAGGCGCTCGGTCACCACCTGCCGATCACGATAAATGTTGGTGTTCCCGTCGAATAGAACGGTTACGACTGATAGGCCCTGAACGGAAGCCGACCGTATTGCCTGAACGCCTGATACGCCGTTGACGGCATTTTCGATCGGCTGAGTCACGAGCAGTTCCACCTGCTCGGGTGCGAGGCCGGAGGCTTCCGTTTGAATGACGACCTGGGGAGGCGAAAACTCGGGAAAAACGTCGTACTTCGCCTGCTCCAGTGAATACACGCCATAACCAAGCAGGACGCAGGCGAGGACCACGACTACACTGCGGTGTCTCAACGACCACTGGACAATTGCAGTCAACATTGTTCGCCTCCGGCTAGTCCTGTTGCTGAATCTCGCTGCGAAATTCTTCGGAGAGCAGCGCCTGCGTGCCAACGATCACAAGTTTCGTTTTCAGAGCGAGACTGGCAGCAGGCACGAAGTAGCCGCCGCTGACGGGAGTGTCCGTCGGCACCTCCCGACGGGCAAACGTGGTCGGCGAAACCTGTTCATACGCCCACGCCTTTCCTTGCCACCAGACGATTGCGCTCTGCGGAACAACGATGCCGCGCAGCGATTCGCCAACCGGCACGAGAGCGACCAGGTTCATTCCCACCGCGAGTCCCGGCCGGCTGGACACGAGGTAAAGAAAACTGATGCCCTGGATTTGCGGACTCACCTGTGGAAACGGCGATACGAACCGCGCTTGGACGAGCTGCTTTCCGGGCATGGCCAGCGATAAACCTGCTGGCGGCTTGCCCACCTCTCCCGGTGGGAAGATCACTTGAACCAGAAAATCACGCTGTTCGAGAACAGGCTCCAGCACCGGTTTGTCGCCTGCGATCCAATCGGCAACCACTCCTCCCCAGCGTTGACGCACCGTGTCCACCTGGAGCTTGGCATCCAGTTCAGCAGCCCGTGCCTGCGCCTGGTTGCTGCGATAAGTTGCCTCGGCATCCTGCTTCGCCTTCAATGACATGTTTTGGTTTTGCTCGTACAGCGTCTTAATGCGCTCGTAAGAGCTTTTGGAGAGAGCGATGTCCACGCCTGCACGTTCCACCTTTGCGCGTGCCGCAACATAGTTGTTGCGCAAGGTTGCGAGGTCACTGACCGGAAGCACCATCGCAGTGCCGCGCAATTCTGCCCGCATCGACGTTGGTGCCGGCTCTGTCACGGCGATGTGTTCTTCCGTTTGTGTCTGCTGATCCAGGTTGATCACCCTGCGCCCATTCTTCACCGCTACACGGGAGGGCGCCTTCACAACCTCGTCTTCATCATCCGTATCGGGACGACGTGCGATCATGAAGACCATTGCGACAACCGACGCAGCCGTGATGGCGACCAGCGCTGCAATCAGCCACTTCACCGATTTGCTCATATCACTTCCTTGGTGCCGGCTTTAGCTCCGGCGATTGCGAGGACAATGGTTGAATGTCTCCGGGGAGCAGGGGCCGCTGGACTGCATCTTCCAAGTCGCCCATCGCCTGATGCACGCGAGAGAGCGCATCCAGCGTTGCCCCGGCCGCTATCGCAACCTGCAACTGCGCGCCATTGAGCGCGACGCGGTCGGACTCACCGGCGGCGAGCGCGCGCTGCGTGGCTTGCTCCAGGGACGCCGATTGCTGCTGAAGACTTCGCGCTTGGTCGAGTTCTTTCAAAGAAGCACGATAGCGGGCCAATGCCTCCTCGCTCGCGCTGATGCCGGCCGCCTGGGTCGCCAGGAACCGGGCCGCGGCCTGTTCGCGTCGCGCTTCAGCTTGCGCGATCGGGCCCTGGTTTTGGTTCAGGACCGGTAGAACAACGGAGAATCCCAGCGAGAATTTGTGATGGGCCTCCTCAAAGTTGTAGCCCGGGCCAAGATTGATGTCGGGATACTGCTTGGCGATTTCCAGTTGGAGATCGGCTTCGGCGGCGGCGTAATCGACCAGCGCACGTCGGATGTCTAAGCGATTGAGAACAACATCGTCCTGTATGGCGGACTGCGGGAGAGACTCGGCTCTGGTTGGATGGTCGAAATCCGTCCATGAGAGCGCAAGGTCCTGCAGGGCCGACACGGGTACGCCAACCGCCGCAGCCAGTGCCGCCTTGCCAGTGGCGAACTGTTCCTGCGACTGTTCCAGGGCCAGCAATACCTGCGAGTGCAGGATGCGCGCGGCATCCACCTCGGGCTGCGGAATCAAGCCCACCGTAAGCCGTTGTTCAAGCAATCGCACCTGTTCAGCGCGGACCCGTTCCTCCTGTTGAAGGGCTTGCAGGCGTTGCGTAACCGTGACGTACTGCAGGAGAGCGCTGCGTACCCTTGACCGCACCGTCCACGCCGCACTTGCCAGATCCCAGCGCGCGGCTTCGGCGAGTCGCTGCGCGCGCGTGACGCGGTGGCCGCGTTTGCCGGCGATCTCCAAGGGCAGGTCGAAGTGCAAGGCACCCAACCAGGGACTATCAGGCGAGGTGGAGCCGCCGATCGAGCCGCCGACAACCGGATTGGGCCGTGCCCCTGCCGTAATCACCGCCGCATCAGCTTCCGCCATGCGGGCGCGGGCAAGCTGCAAGTTCGGGTTGTAGTAGAAAGCCGCCAGAGTAAGCTCGGGCAGACTCCACCGCTGCAGGGGCCACTGGGCGGGCGATGGGTGCAGCACTTCGGTGAGGTATTTGCGCAGGCCCTCGTCGTTAAGCGTGCGCGCCCGCAAGGAGGCGGCGCTTGCCGACGGCGAAATAGGCGCCGGGCGATACTTCCGGACCGCGCAGCCCGTCAGCGTGACCGCTAAGGCAAATACAACGGTGATCCTGGATGTCGGCATGTTGCTCTCCGCAATGTGAAAGGAGACAAGCCGGGGCCCATAGGACCTCAGCAGTTCTGATCACAGAGGGAGAATCTAGATTCGAAGCGGAGAGAGGTTAGTTGGGGGAGATAACCCTGAATCGTGTGTGTCCGAAACAAATGCCCGAAACGCCAAGAGGAACTGCAGTATCGGCCAGCTCTCATTTGCGTGACATCTACCGAGCAGAGAGCTCACATAGTTTGCAGCCATGAACACGGAGCCAGCGCATGCAGCCACGAATACGATCGAGTAGTCTGCGTCCGTGCCGGTTGTCAGCGTGTGATCCCAGCGATCGAACAATTCCGTCACATGGCCGCATAGCATTACGGCCACCGCCAAGACGATCACCCAGCGTAGGAAGACACGCCGCATGACGGTGATTATACGTCGTCGACTAAAGGGGCTCCAATCCATCATTTGTCACGTGCATCCCTGGTCGGCGGGTATCCGCTTACTGCCGTTCGACAACCAGAACGCGGAACGTTCCCGGTTTGAATCTCGTCTGGGCGCCTGGGGGCGCCTTCTCTGCCGCCGAAAGGAACAGGCGTTTCGTCTTGGGGTCGAAAGCCATAGTCTTGGCAGTTTCTTGCGTTGCGATGGTACCGATTGACTCGTACACATTCGCGTTTTTTTGCCGGATCACCGATATTGTGCCGTCACCATTGGAGGCGAATATCATCTTGTTGTCCGGATCGAAGACAACCGCATCAACCGTGTCGCCGATGGGAAGAGTAGTAATTACCTTGCCGCTGTCGGCGTCCATAACTGCCAACACCTTGCTCCGGCAGCCAATGAATAAGCGCGAGTTCGCATCGTCCATGGCCAGGGGGACGGGAGCCTCACACCCGGGAATCGGCCATTTCTGTTTGACGGTCAGGCCCCGTGGATCAAAACTCACCACCATAGCCGCCGCTTCCATGTTCACGAACCCTATGCCTTTCCGGCTCACGACAGCGGCTTCCGGGCCTCCGCCCAGGTCGATTCTCCCGATGATGGCGCCTTTCTCAGGATCAATCGCCGTAATTGCCTCCGCGCCTTCGTGGCAGATCAGTACTCGTTTCGTTAACGGTTCATAGAAGATAAAGTCCGGGCCTTTAGGGACGGAGAGTTTCTTAATCGTCTTGAGAGTGTTTGTGTCAAAAACCGACACGCTCGAGTCCCCCTCATTGCTGGTGAATCCGCGGTGCTGGCCCGGAACAATGGCGACGCCGTGGACGTGCGGCGTACCTTCAACTCTACCGAGCCGCTTGCCGGAATCGGCGTCGAGGACTTCCACGGCGTCTCCATGCGAAATGTAGAGGCGATTCGAGGAACTGTCGAAAACGATGTAGTCAAAGCCGCCGTTGCCAGGAATGGGGTACTTCTTCGTTAGTTTAAAGCCGGGCACTTCTGCGGCTGTGCATAGACCAACCATCACCAGAATGATTCCGATTCGCGCGATTGTTCTCATCCGTGTCTCCCTGTTCAGGAGTGCACATCAACTCCACTTACAAGCTGCGACCCGCGTCAACCATGCTTGAGATTCCGGCGCCAAACACTACTACCTTCAGCTTGGAGCTATCAGCGCCAGCGGTAGCCTTCTGCTGACCTATTGCGTCACGGCTTGCTGTGAATCTCGATCACCGCGTGGACGATCTAGCCCTCGCCGGGATCGAATTGATGCGGCGTCCCCCTGCGTCCATTAAGCGTGAAGGCCGGGAATCTTGATCACCATGTAGACGATGTACCCTTCCCCTGGTTCGACATGGTGCGGAGTTCCCCGCGGCACGCTCACGACATC
This genomic interval carries:
- a CDS encoding TolC family protein, giving the protein MPTSRITVVFALAVTLTGCAVRKYRPAPISPSASAASLRARTLNDEGLRKYLTEVLHPSPAQWPLQRWSLPELTLAAFYYNPNLQLARARMAEADAAVITAGARPNPVVGGSIGGSTSPDSPWLGALHFDLPLEIAGKRGHRVTRAQRLAEAARWDLASAAWTVRSRVRSALLQYVTVTQRLQALQQEERVRAEQVRLLEQRLTVGLIPQPEVDAARILHSQVLLALEQSQEQFATGKAALAAAVGVPVSALQDLALSWTDFDHPTRAESLPQSAIQDDVVLNRLDIRRALVDYAAAEADLQLEIAKQYPDINLGPGYNFEEAHHKFSLGFSVVLPVLNQNQGPIAQAEARREQAAARFLATQAAGISASEEALARYRASLKELDQARSLQQQSASLEQATQRALAAGESDRVALNGAQLQVAIAAGATLDALSRVHQAMGDLEDAVQRPLLPGDIQPLSSQSPELKPAPRK
- a CDS encoding YncE family protein; its protein translation is MRTIARIGIILVMVGLCTAAEVPGFKLTKKYPIPGNGGFDYIVFDSSSNRLYISHGDAVEVLDADSGKRLGRVEGTPHVHGVAIVPGQHRGFTSNEGDSSVSVFDTNTLKTIKKLSVPKGPDFIFYEPLTKRVLICHEGAEAITAIDPEKGAIIGRIDLGGGPEAAVVSRKGIGFVNMEAAAMVVSFDPRGLTVKQKWPIPGCEAPVPLAMDDANSRLFIGCRSKVLAVMDADSGKVITTLPIGDTVDAVVFDPDNKMIFASNGDGTISVIRQKNANVYESIGTIATQETAKTMAFDPKTKRLFLSAAEKAPPGAQTRFKPGTFRVLVVERQ